The Arachis ipaensis cultivar K30076 chromosome B07, Araip1.1, whole genome shotgun sequence genome includes a window with the following:
- the LOC107607546 gene encoding LOW QUALITY PROTEIN: aldehyde oxidase GLOX (The sequence of the model RefSeq protein was modified relative to this genomic sequence to represent the inferred CDS: substituted 2 bases at 2 genomic stop codons), translating to MSTLQLKLLFLSFVFFHILHLATVNGVAIPTQGKGQWQLLQPNIGIVAMHMQLLHNDRVVILDRTDFGFSNISLPNGTCRHEPTERAVKTDCTAHSVESIHPLFVQTDVWCSSGSVDSFGRLVQTGGDSDGERVVRTFHPCPTCNWNELPNRLLVRRWYATNHVLPGGRQIIIGGRAQFNYEFFPKKTSADFRTHFLPFLKDTADKLREEENNLYPFVFLNVDGNLFIFADNRAILFNYRNNTVIRTYPTISGGDPRCYPSTGSAVLLPLKNLEAESLEDEVLICGGTTRGAFFRAGQGTFLTALNTCARMKITDQDPEWVMETMPGGRAMNDMITLPNGDVLIINGASEGSAGFEYAVNPVFAPFLYKPNEPVGNRFEKLNPSKIAXMYHSTAILVRDGRILVGGSNPHGNYVFKGVMFPTELRFEXFLPPYLDAQFSHLRPSIVSPNNQSYSNLTYNQSFKMRISFTDGTVAPDLVSMPMYAPPFNTHSFSMNQRLLELKNGELRHSENLTFEFDVKIPCSLFLAPPGFYILYAVHQGIPSEGIWIRLI from the coding sequence ATGTCCACTCTTCAACTCAAGCTCCTCTTCCTCAGCTTTGTCTTCTTCCATATTCTTCACTTGGCCACCGTCAATGGTGTTGCAATTCCAACTCAAGGAAAGGGACAATGGCAACTCCTACAACCAAACATTGGCATTGTAGCCATGCACATGCAGCTTCTTCACAACGACCGTGTCGTCATCTTAGACCGCACCGACTTCGGTTTCTCCAACATATCCTTACCCAACGGCACGTGCCGCCATGAACCAACCGAGAGGGCCGTCAAAACAGACTGCACAGCTCACTCAGTCGAATCCATCCACCCACTCTTCGTCCAAACCGACGTCTGGTGCTCCTCCGGCTCGGTTGATTCCTTCGGAAGACTTGTCCAGACGGGCGGCGACAGCGACGGCGAACGCGTTGTAAGGACATTCCACCCTTGCCCTACCTGCAACTGGAACGAACTCCCTAACAGACTTCTGGTGAGAAGATGGTACGCCACCAACCACGTCCTGCCAGGTGGACGCCAGATCATCATCGGAGGAAGAGCTCAGTTCAACTACGAGTTCTTCCCAAAGAAAACCTCCGCTGATTTTAGAACTCACTTCTTGCCTTTTCTGAAGGACACCGCTGACAAACTCCGCGAAGAAGAGAACAACCTCTACCCTTTCGTCTTCCTCAACGTCGACGGCAACCTCTTCATCTTCGCCGACAACCGCGCCATCTTGTTCAACTACAGAAACAACACCGTAATCAGAACCTACCCTACCATTTCTGGCGGGGACCCTAGGTGTTACCCTAGCACAGGCTCCGCAGTGTTGCTTCCCCTCAAGAATCTAGAAGCAGAGTCCCTGGAAGATGAGGTTCTGATCTGCGGTGGTACCACCAGGGGAGCTTTCTTCCGAGCCGGTCAAGGCACGTTTCTCACTGCCTTGAACACATGCGCTCGGATGAAAATCACAGATCAGGACCCAGAATGGGTCATGGAGACCATGCCAGGAGGCAGAGCCATGAACGACATGATCACGCTCCCAAACGGCGACGTTTTGATCATAAACGGAGCATCCGAAGGCTCAGCCGGTTTTGAGTACGCAGTGAACCCGGTTTTTGCGCCTTTCCTTTACAAACCGAATGAACCGGTCGGAAACCGGTTTGAGAAGTTGAATCCGTCCAAGATTGCTTGAATGTATCACTCCACCGCCATCTTGGTCCGCGACGGTAGGATTCTTGTTGGTGGAAGCAACCCGCACGGCAATTACGTGTTCAAAGGAGTGATGTTCCCTACGGAGTTGAGATTTGAATAGTTTTTGCCACCGTACTTGGATGCCCAGTTCTCGCATCTGAGACCATCCATTGTTAGCCCTAATAATCAGAGTTACAGTAATCTCACTTATAACCAGAGCTTCAAGATGCGAATCAGCTTCACAGATGGAACGGTTGCGCCTGATTTGGTGTCCATGCCAATGTACGCGCCGCCGTTTAACACTCACTCGTTCAGCATGAATCAGAGGTTGTTGGAGCTAAAAAATGGAGAATTGAGACACTCCGAGAATTtgacttttgaatttgatgtgaaAATTCCATGTTCTCTCTTTCTTGCACCACCGGGGTTCTATATTCTTTACGCTGTTCATCAAGGAATTCCAAG